One window from the genome of Carcharodon carcharias isolate sCarCar2 chromosome 9, sCarCar2.pri, whole genome shotgun sequence encodes:
- the LOC121282375 gene encoding repetitive proline-rich cell wall protein 2-like, whose product MVQIRMVQVPTLQVPMVQILMVHVPTVQVTTVQVPTVQDPMVQVPTVQDPMVQVPMVQILMVQVPMVQIPAVQDPMVQVPTVQVPMVQVPMVQVPTVQVPSLQVPMVQVPMVQVPTVQDPTVQVPMVQVPMVQVPSLQVLTVQVPMVQVPTVQDPIGQVPMVQILMVQVPMVQIPAVQDPMVQVPTVQVPTVQVPTVQVPMVQVPSSLDSSKLTAILLKPIHNAHTLARLHGNASTPHFEEPKVVTGMQNNTNSDQ is encoded by the exons ATGGTGCAGATCCGCATGGTGCAGGTCCCCACGCTGCAGGTCCCCATGGTGCAGATCCTCATGGTGCATGTCCCCACGGTGCAGGTCACCACGGTGCAGGTCCCCACTGTGCAGGACCCCATGGTGCAGGTCCCCACTGTGCAGGACCCCATGGTGCAGGTCCCAATGGTGCAGATCCTCATGGTGCAGGTCCCCATGGTGCAGATCCCTGCTGTGCAGGACCCCATGGTGCAGGTCCCCACGGTGCAGGTCCCCATGGTGCAGGTCCCCATGGTGCAGGTCCCCACTGTGCAAGTCCCCAGTCTGCAGGTCCCCATGGTGCAGGTCCCCATGGTGCAGGTCCCCACTGTGCAGGACCCCACGGTGCAGGTCCCCATGGTGCAGGTCCCCATGGTGCAAGTCCCCAGTCTGCAGGTCCTCACTGTGCAGGTCCCCATGGTGCAGGTCCCCACTGTGCAGGACCCCATAGGGCAGGTCCCCATGGTGCAGATCCTCATGGTGCAGGTCCCCATGGTGCAGATCCCTGCTGTGCAGGACCCCATGGTGCAGGTCCCCACAGTGCAGGTCCCCACTGTGCAGGTTCCCACGGTGCAGGTCCCCATGGTGCAGGTCCCAAG TTCTCTGGATTCCAGTAAATTAACCGCGATATTATTGAAGCCTATACATAACGCTCATACCTTAGCACGATTGCATGGTAATGCCAGCACCCCCCACTTTGAGGAGCCAAAGGTTGTCACTGGCATGCAAAACAACACTAACAGTGACCAATGA